In Acidimicrobiales bacterium, the following are encoded in one genomic region:
- a CDS encoding family 1 glycosylhydrolase, whose amino-acid sequence MTSDQFPAGFLFGASTAAHQIEGGNVNSDFWRIEHQPNSPMKEPSGDAADSYHRWRDDLDLVADLGFNAYRFSIEWARIEPEPGVFSRAELLHYGRIVDGCRARGIEPVITLHHFTSPHWLTGEGGWGADTVADRFAAYVHALRPILDGVRWVVTINEPNMVAIMGRFITGGSSDDLEGFVGPLPPPDPAMRDATIAAHRAARDVLHRDHPDMKVGWSIANQVVHARPGGEQLAARYSATVNDPFLEVSRDDDFVGVQSYTRTVFGPDGEIRDDPEDERTLTGWEYYPPAAGDAVRQARDVVGDVPILITENGIATDDDDRRIAYTQGALDSLLAAMADGADVRGYLHWSLLDNYEWGSYRPTFGLVSWDPNTFDRTAKPSARWLGQVARARRLTAAASS is encoded by the coding sequence ATGACGAGCGACCAGTTCCCAGCAGGGTTCCTGTTCGGCGCGTCGACCGCCGCGCACCAGATCGAAGGCGGCAACGTCAACAGCGACTTCTGGCGCATCGAGCACCAGCCGAACAGCCCGATGAAGGAGCCCAGCGGTGACGCCGCCGACAGCTACCACCGCTGGCGCGACGACCTCGATCTGGTCGCGGACCTGGGCTTCAACGCGTACCGCTTCAGCATCGAGTGGGCGCGGATCGAGCCGGAGCCAGGCGTGTTCTCCAGAGCCGAGCTCCTGCACTACGGCCGCATCGTCGACGGGTGCCGCGCGCGCGGCATCGAACCCGTGATCACGTTGCACCACTTCACGAGCCCGCATTGGCTGACGGGTGAGGGGGGTTGGGGCGCCGACACCGTGGCCGACCGCTTCGCTGCCTACGTGCACGCCCTGCGACCGATCCTCGACGGCGTGCGCTGGGTGGTCACCATCAACGAACCGAACATGGTGGCGATCATGGGCCGCTTCATCACCGGCGGCTCTTCCGACGACCTCGAAGGGTTCGTCGGACCCCTCCCGCCACCGGACCCCGCCATGCGCGACGCCACCATCGCGGCGCATCGCGCGGCACGCGACGTGCTCCACCGCGATCACCCCGACATGAAAGTCGGTTGGTCGATCGCCAACCAGGTGGTGCACGCGCGGCCGGGCGGCGAGCAGCTCGCGGCCAGGTACTCCGCAACGGTGAACGACCCCTTCCTCGAGGTGAGCCGCGACGACGACTTCGTGGGCGTGCAGTCGTACACCCGCACGGTGTTCGGGCCAGACGGCGAGATTCGCGACGACCCTGAGGACGAGCGGACGCTCACCGGCTGGGAGTACTACCCGCCCGCAGCCGGCGACGCGGTGCGCCAAGCCCGCGACGTGGTCGGCGACGTGCCGATCCTGATCACCGAGAACGGCATCGCCACCGACGACGATGACCGTCGCATCGCCTACACCCAAGGCGCGCTCGACAGCCTGCTCGCCGCCATGGCCGACGGTGCCGACGTGCGCGGCTACCTGCACTGGAGCTTGCTCGACAACTACGAGTGGGGCTCGTACCGACCCACGTTCGGGCTGGTCAGCTGGGATCCGAACACGTTCGACCGCACCGCGAAGCCGTCGGCCCGGTGGCTCGGCCAGGTGGCCCGAGCTCGCCGCCTCACCGCAGCGGCGAGCTCATGA
- a CDS encoding ABC transporter substrate-binding protein, with translation MVAVALAVTLMAGCSVSSDKNATSSDSGSATAVAARHFATTPKQGVTKDTVTLGVAMIDFEKVKEQYGVDLEGALPDGIFDALAASVNNKGGIHGRKVVLKKRLFMPIGTEDSEKSCRELTEDDKVFAVMGAYLGDNALCVTETHAIPYFSAWGLNPERQQRSKAPYLTTGNGDANNASVAMKKLIDNGTLEHKKVAVFWDSDTPDSVINTNLLPTLEGGGVKVVSKAKLPQTTDAVQAGSDFDRIMQRFQADGADTVVFWSGMGVVVPGLQRLTSYHPKIIFTNGQAIGADALTNFGLTKASSLDGAILVVSSGDSATLERDPGYLVCIKAINDNSNLNVKPSDTESKKENPSSKGYGQLSNVCQIWQLTVKVLTAAGPNLSSQSIVDGLAKLKSFSVTAIPHASLSPTKWTTGAPMRTWHYDHASTSFVLDK, from the coding sequence GTGGTCGCCGTCGCCCTGGCGGTCACGCTGATGGCTGGCTGCTCGGTGTCGAGCGACAAGAACGCCACGAGCAGCGACAGCGGGTCCGCTACCGCCGTCGCCGCGCGGCACTTCGCCACGACGCCCAAGCAGGGTGTCACCAAGGACACCGTCACGCTCGGCGTGGCGATGATCGACTTCGAGAAGGTGAAGGAGCAGTACGGCGTCGATCTCGAAGGCGCGCTGCCAGACGGGATCTTCGACGCACTGGCCGCTTCGGTGAACAACAAGGGCGGCATCCACGGTCGCAAAGTCGTGCTGAAGAAGCGCCTCTTCATGCCGATCGGCACCGAAGACAGCGAGAAGAGCTGCCGCGAGCTCACCGAGGACGACAAGGTCTTCGCCGTGATGGGCGCGTACCTGGGCGACAACGCGCTGTGCGTCACCGAAACCCACGCCATCCCGTACTTCAGCGCGTGGGGCCTGAACCCCGAGCGTCAGCAGCGCTCGAAGGCCCCGTACCTCACGACCGGCAATGGCGACGCCAACAACGCGTCGGTCGCGATGAAGAAGCTGATCGACAACGGCACGCTCGAGCACAAGAAGGTCGCGGTGTTCTGGGACTCGGACACCCCCGACTCGGTGATCAACACGAACCTGTTGCCCACGCTGGAAGGGGGCGGTGTCAAGGTGGTCTCGAAGGCCAAGCTGCCCCAGACCACCGATGCCGTACAGGCCGGTAGCGACTTCGACCGCATCATGCAGCGCTTCCAAGCCGACGGTGCCGACACGGTGGTGTTCTGGTCGGGCATGGGTGTGGTGGTTCCCGGGTTGCAGCGGCTCACCAGCTACCACCCCAAGATCATCTTCACCAACGGTCAGGCGATCGGCGCCGACGCGCTCACGAACTTCGGTCTCACCAAGGCCTCCTCGCTCGACGGGGCGATCCTCGTGGTGTCGTCGGGCGACTCGGCAACGCTCGAGCGTGACCCCGGCTACCTGGTCTGCATCAAGGCGATCAACGACAACTCCAACTTGAACGTGAAGCCCAGCGACACGGAATCGAAGAAGGAGAACCCGAGCTCCAAGGGCTACGGGCAGCTCAGCAACGTGTGCCAGATCTGGCAGCTGACGGTCAAAGTGCTCACCGCGGCGGGGCCCAACCTCTCATCGCAGTCGATCGTCGACGGGCTCGCCAAGCTCAAGTCGTTCTCGGTCACTGCCATCCCGCACGCCTCGCTCAGCCCAACCAAGTGGACGACCGGGGCGCCGATGCGGACGTGGCACTACGACCACGCGAGCACCTCGTTCGTGCTCGACAAGTGA